A part of Gambusia affinis linkage group LG19, SWU_Gaff_1.0, whole genome shotgun sequence genomic DNA contains:
- the LOC122821664 gene encoding hepatic leukemia factor-like: MHPGVQQRLPPPPSLPPPPPPPLHPLCQRAPTTDSHPAAHRPAPAAAAAAAAERSVVSFFPPAWVSPRAGQRVFIIFLNYFFLFLLIANRVWGHLIFFYSCCPSSEMEKMARPLPINPTFLPPTHGVLKSLLENPLKLPFHHDEGFGKDKEKEKKLEDESSTASHPQSAFLGPTLWDKTLPYDGDNFQLEYMDLEEFLSENGIPANTAQSEQAAQPSQAALQQVSPPKPPTPSVVDLSSRATTSVHATMPPQTCLHSPTAAARDTPSPIDPESIQVPMAYEPDPADLALSSVPGQEMFDPRKRKFSAEELKPQPMIKKARKIFIPEDLKDDKYWARRRKNNVAAKRSRDARRLKENQIAIRAGFLEKENAALRLEVADLRKELGRCKNILAKYEARHGPL; encoded by the exons ATGCACCCGGGAGTGCAGCAGCGGCTCCCCCCACCTCccagccttcctcctcctcctcctcctcctctccaccctCTCTGCCAGAGAGCCCCGACGACAGACAGCCATCCAGCCGCTCACCGTCCTGCtcctgccgccgccgccgctgctgccgCTGAGCGGAGTGTGGTCTCCTTTTTTCCACCTGCGTGGGTTTCTCCACGAGCTGGACAGcgagtttttattatttttttgaactatttttttttatttttattaattgctaACCGGGTTTGGggacatttaatttttttttactcctgctGCCCTTCAAGTGAAATGGAGAAAATGGCCAGACCTCTTCCAATAAACCCAACTTTCCTGCCGCCGACTCATGGAGTCCTGAAATCCCTGCTGGAAAACCCGCTGAAACTCCCGTTTCACCACGATGAAG gaTTCGGGAAGGataaggagaaagagaaaaagctgGAAGATGAGAGCAGCACAGCCAGCCACCCCCAGTCGGCCTTCCTGGGGCCCACTCTGTGGGACAAGACCCTGCCGTACGACGGCGACAACTTCCAGCTGGAGTACATGGACCTGGAGGAGTTCCTGTCGGAAAACGGCATCCCAGCCAACACGGCCCAGAGCGAGCAGGCGGCGCAGCCGTCCCAGGCAGCACTGCAGCAGGTCTCGCCGCCCAAGCCGCCCACCCCCTCAGTGGTGGACCTCAGCAGCCGCGCCACCACCTCCGTTCACGCAACCATGCCGCCTCAGACCTGCCTGCACAGCCCCACCGCTGCAG CCAGAGACACACCCAGCCCCATCGACCCGGAGTCCATCCAGGTCCCGATGGCGTACGAGCCGGACCCGGCCGACCTGGCACTGTCCAGCGTTCCGGGTCAGGAGATGTTCGACCCCAGGAAGCGCAAGTTCTCCGCCGAGGAGCTGAAGCCGCAGCCCATGATCAAGAAAGCCCGGAAGATCTTCATCCCCGAGGACCTGAAG GATGATAAGTACTGGGCGCGACGCAGAAAGAACAACGTGGCGGCGAAGCGCTCGCGGGACGCGCGTCGCCTCAAGGAGAATCAGATCGCCATCCGAGCCGGCTTCCTGGAGAAGGAGAACGCCGCGCTGCGTCTCGAGGTGGCCGACTTGAGGAAAGAGCTGGGCCGCTGCAAGAACATTCTGGCTAAATACGAGGCGCGACATGGGCCCCTGTGA